Proteins encoded in a region of the Hypomesus transpacificus isolate Combined female chromosome 17, fHypTra1, whole genome shotgun sequence genome:
- the stard3 gene encoding stAR-related lipid transfer protein 3 produces the protein MPGGMDYGEFGGSLPNIGSLNASYSTSLSIPSPHYLLVPPGNRRVISDVRRTFCLFVTFDLLFISLLWIIELNILSTIWENLKEEVINYNFKSSFFDIFLLALFRFLCLQLGYAAVRLRHWWVVAITTLVTSAFLVAKVIISNLFTQNPFGYVLPITSFVVAWLETWFLDFKVLTQEAEDERVYLAAVHAACERAPMIYPRAVSDGQFYSPPESLAGSEEDLDEEGLGRRAITASEKEYVRQGREAMAVVEQILTQEENWKFEKNNDLGDSVYTLEIPFHGKTFILKAFMQCSAELVYQEVILQPEKMVQWNKTVSGCQILQRVDDNTLVSYDVSSGAAGGVVSARDFVNVRRVERKRDRYISAGMATEHDGKPAHSRYVRGENGPGGFVVLKSSSNPSVCTFIWVLNTDLKGRLPRYLIHQSLAATMFEFMGHLRQRISDLRPAHR, from the exons ATGCCAGGTGGAATGGACTATGGGGAGTTTGGGGGAAGCCTACCCAACATCGGCTCTCTGAATGCATCCTACTCAACCTCTTtatccatcccctcccctcactaCCTGCTGGTTCCCCCGGGCAACCGCAGAGTCATCTCAGACGTCCGGCGGACCTTTTGCCTCTTTGTAACCTTCgacctcctcttcatctccctcctctggaTTATTGAGCTCAAC ATCTTAAGCACAATTTGGGAGAACCTTAAGGAGGAGGTCATCAACTATAACTTCAAGTCCTCCTTTTTTGACATCTTT CTCCTGGCTCTTTTCCGTTTCCTGTGTCTACAGTTAGGCTACGCTGCTGTGCGTCTCAGGCACTGGTGGGTTGTAGCG ATTACCACTCTTGTGACTAGTGCCTTTCTCGTTGCCAAAGTCATCATTTCCAAT CTCTTTACCCAGAATCCATTTGGCTATGTGTTGCCCATCACTTCCTTTGTGGTGGCATGGCTGGAGACCTGGTTCTTGGATTTTAAGGTGCTCACCCAGGAAGCTGAAGATGAGAGGG TCTACCTGGCAGCTGTGCACGCAGCTTGTGAACGGGCTCCAATGATCTACCCCCGTGCCGTATCAGACGGCCAGTTCTACTCACCACCTGAGTCCCTGGCAG GGTCTGAAGAGGATCTGGACGAGGAGGGTCTTGGTCGTAGGGCCATCACAGCTTCG GAGAAGGAGTATGTTCGACAGGGCAGAGAGGCCATGGCTGTAGTGGAACAGATTTTGACTCAGGAGGAGAACTGGAAGTTTGAAAAAAACAAT GACCTGGGGGACTCGGTGTACACTCTGGAGATCCCCTTCCATGGGAAGACTTTCATCCTGAAG GCCTTCATGCAGTGCTCAGCTGAGCTGGTTTATCAGGAAGTCATCCTCCAGCCGGAGAAGATGGTGCAGTGGAACAAAACAGTGTCTGGATGCCAG ATTCTTCAAAGGGTGGACGACAACACCCTGGTGTCGTACGATGTGTCCTCCGGGGCAGCAGGGGGTGTGGTCTCTGCTAG GGATTTTGTGAACGTGCGGCGGGTGGAGCGCAAACGAGACCGCTACATCTCCGCTGGCATGGCGACCGAGCACGACGGCAAACCCGCGCACAGTCGCTACGTCAG gGGGGAGAACGGCCCAGGAGGGTTTGTGGTGCTCAAGTCTAGTAGTAACCCGTCTGTCTGCACCTTCATCTGGGTCTTAAACACAGATCTTAAG GGTCGACTTCCTCGCTACCTCATCCACCAAAGCCTGGCTGCCACCATGTTTGAGTTCATGGGCCATTTACGGCAGCGCATCTCCGACCTACGCCCTGCGCACCGCTAA
- the ppp1r1b gene encoding protein phosphatase 1 regulatory subunit 1B — translation MRKGTKSNWELNLRRPVVAQSLIRRRRPTPATLFRVADQASPEDDQSTHQWVVGENGVLKPKRVNPNVYQPPSLRAVQKMAEAHMQHLGVYPPLEDFEGEEYHDYHWHEEEGEEEEGEEEEKSPSQGADQKDTPTAEITEKVSNVTMMSKQVQEDDDEEEDEKEEMKEEGKTGKQTGE, via the exons ATGAGGAAAGGCACGAAG TCCAACTGGGAACTAAATCTTAGAAGGCCGGTGGTGGCCCAGAGCTTG atccgGCGCAGAAGGCCAACACCTGCCACACTGTTCAGAGTAGCagaccaggcctcccctgaagATGACCAGTCCACCCATCAG TGGGTCGTCGGGGAGAACGGCGTGCTTAAACCCAAGAGGGTCAATCCCAATGTGTACCAGCCGCCGTCACTGAGAG CCGTGCAGAAGATGGCTGAAGCTCACATGCAGCACCTAGGTGTCTACCCCCCTCTGGAAGACTTTGAGGGGGAAGAGTACCATGACTACCACTggcatgaggaggagggggaggaggaggagggggaggaggaggagaaatccCCCAGCCAAGGTGCCG ATCAGAAAGATACCCCCACTGCTGAAATAACAGAAAAGGTGTCAAACGTGACGATGATGTCCAAACAGGTCCAGGAGGATGACgacgaagaggaggatgagaaagaggagatgaaagaggagggaaagacaggAAAACAGACGGGGGAGTGA